The genomic region CGACGCGACAAACCAAGGCACTGATATAGGACGACAGATTGCGCAGCAGATAACGAGTGAGCCCAAGGCTTGGATAGGCTCGGCATTAGGTTCACTGGGGTTTGCCGCGCTGCCAGGGATGCCAACTTCAACTTTTATCGTAATTGCCGCGCTGGCGGCATCAATCGGTGGCTACCAGTTGTTAAAGGAGTACCGGCAAGCAAACCAGATTGTCCAAACGCTTTCAATGCGGGACAACGGAGTGGAGGATCTCCGGAATTTCAACGCCGCCAGGGCATTTCTAATTCACTTGCCCGCTTCCCAGCGAGACTCCGAGTCGGTGGTTGAGTTGCTGCACGCCATACGCTTGACCCGCAACCGGCTAGTTCAACATTACGGCCTGACCCTGCCGAGTTTCGAAATTGAATACAACAATCAACTGGCGGAGAACACCTTTGTGTTTCTGGTACACGAGATTGCCGTACTTACCGCTACCTTTGGCCCTATGGTCGCGGTGCCATTGACCGCGCTGGACGAACCACCTGAAGGTGTCCTGTTAGGGCAAGAGGAGCGTCAGGAAGAGGAGTGGATGTGGCTGGCCCCCGACCACCCCATCTTGGCGACCCTTGAACCGCGCACTGCTCTGACTTTACTCGCCGAGCGTATGGAGCAGTGCATGCTGAAAAGCGGGCCGCAGTTTTTGGGGTTGCAAGAAACCAAGCACATCTTGAACTGGATGGAGTCCAAACACCCAGAAGTGGCACAGGAACTTCAGCGCACCCTACCACTGAGCCGGTTTGCGGCCGTTCTTCAACGCCTGGTTTCAGAACGTGTGCCAATTAGGGCAATAGGGTTAATTGCCGATGTCCTGATTGAGCACGGCCCTCATGAGCGTTCAGTGCCCGCCCTAACCGATTACGCGAGAATTGCACTCAAAGCACAAATCTACGACGAGTTTAAAGAGCTAGAAGGCTTGAACGCGTGGTTATTGTCGCCCGAAGCAGAGGCATCGCTGCGCGAACTCAGACGGCAGACGCAGACCGAAACATTTTTCGCCCTCGAAGCCGAAAAATCGCAGATGCTGGCACATCAACTGCGTTATGCCTTCCCGCAGCCGGCCACGTTAAAATGCGTGCTGCTGGTCGCTCAAGACATACGTAGCCCATTGCGCGATTTGATCTGCGACGAATTTAATCACATTCCCGTCTTATCTTTTGCCGAGCTGCTCGGCAGTGCCAAAGTGCAAGTGCTCGGGCGGATAGACGTTGACGACCCGGGTGCGCACGATGCGGCGTAATAGTGGCGAGCGTGGATACCACGGTGTTTGAACTGCGCGTATTAAGCGGCCTTCACCAGCAGGCTGCGCTGCCACTGGTGGGAGATGAATGGTACGTCGGGGCTCGCGAAGAGGCGGATTTGGCCCTGTTCGATCCCGGGATCGAAGCCCACCATGGCGCGCTGCACCTGCAAGCAGAGCAGTGGCGGCTTGAGGCGCACGCAGGGGCATTTTACGATGCCGAGGGCGAGGTTTTGATTGGCACCATCCTCCCCGAACAGCTCTTCCGCGCGGCGAATATTTGGCTATGCGTCGCTCCATGCGATGCGCCCTGGGCAAGCGAAACCGTCCCCCTTGAGATGCCAGCGCTCAAGCCCGTGCCACCGCTAGCGCCGTCGTCCGCACAACCTCTAGTTCACTGGCCTTGGCTGTGGGTACTGCTGCCAGTTCTGATGGCTGTAATGGCGGCCGGAGGGATGCTATGGACGCCCACTCCGCTAACGCAGGTAACGCCGCTAATGCCGCAAGCACTGTCCCCGTCCAAGCCGGCGCTGGAAACCGCCGAGCAGGTACGCACGGCCTTGCGGCTGCTACTCGACGAGCGAGGCCTGCATACGGTGACCCTGAACGACGCGGATAAAGTTGTATTACTCAGTGCCGACCCTACCCAGGAACCGATTCTGAGGCGGGTACTCAGAGTCTTCCAGCAGCGCTACAGGAGCGCAATAGCGGTTTCCTTGGATCTGCGTCCTACCGTGCAGACTCTACCTTTCCGGGTAGTCCAGGTGGTTGCCGGCGGAATCCCTCACCTGTTGACGGATCAAGGAACGCGTATGTTTATTGGCGATGAATCAGAGGGCGTTCGCCTCATTGCCATCGACCCCACAAAATTACGCTTTGACGGCAGCCCACCGCTGGAAGTGGACTGGTGAGCGCTCAGTCCAACACTGACATGCATGCGGCATGGCGCCAGCGTCAGCTGGCACACTGGATCCGGTATGCCCCGGCGCAGTGGCGGGGGCGTGTACATTCGGTGCAGGGCATCCTGCTGCGCTGCCGACTGCCGCGCGCTCGCATTGGTGAGCTGTGCCAACTGCTCAAGTTCGGACAACCGCCAGTACTGGCCGAAGTCATCGGCTTTGAACAAGACTTGGCGTTGTTGTGCGCCCTCGGCCACTTGGAAGGCATCGCGGCGGGTGACGCCGTCCTACCACTGGGTCAACCCCATCAACTACACGTGGGTTCGCACCTGCGAGGGAAAGTGCTCAACGGCTTCGGCGCACCGCTGGGCGCAGATTCTGTTTCCGATCAGCCCGACGCCGGCATCTTGATGCCTGTCATCGCTGAAGCTCCGATGCCGGCCGAGCGGCCCCCGTTAAAACGCTGGCTGATCACTGGCATTCGCGCCATTGATGGGCCCAACAGCCTGGCCGAAGGCCAGCGAGTCGGATTATTCGCAGGCCCAGGCTGTGGCAAAACCGTTCTATTGGCCGAACTGGCGCGCAATATCCAATGCGACACCATCGTGTTTGGTCTAATCGGTGAGCGCGGCCGCGAGCTGCGCGAATTCCTCGACAATGAGCTGGATGATGAACTACGCCAACGCTCAATTATTGTATGTGCCACATCCGACCGTTCCAGCATGGAGCGCGCCCGCGCGGCCTTTACAGCGACCACTATTGCCGAAGGGCTGCGTAATCAAGGCCAGCATGTGCTGCTACTGATCGACTCTTTAACGCGGTTTGTGCGCGCTCAGCGTGAAATCGGTTTGGCGGTGGGCGAGCCCATTGGCCGCAGCGGACTTCCGGCGTCAGTCTACACGCTGCTTCCACGCCTAGTTGAGCGCGCAGGCCAGACCCGCAGCGGGGCCATCACTGCGCTGTACACCGTTCTGGTCGAGGGGGACTCAATGCGCGATCCGATTGCCGAAGAGGCCCGCTCGTTACTTGATGGTCATTTGGTGCTTTCACGAGCTATGGCCGAGCAGGGGCATTTTCCGGCCATAGATGTGCTGGCGAGTTTGTCGAGGGTACAGGCGCAGGTCGTCAACACCGCGCACATCGAGGCTTCGCGACGACTGCGGCGATTACTCAGCGCTTATCAGCAGGTCGAGTTTGTGCTGCGTTTAGGTGAGTACCAGAGCGGTGGCGATCCATTGACGGATCTGGCGGTAGATACACGCCCGGCGACGCTGACTTTTTTACGTCAGGCGTTGCGACGGCCCAGCGCTCCCGACAGCACCGTACATGAACTACACATGCTGACTTCCGATGTCCCTGACTAAAGCGCAGGCGCTGTTGAAGCTCCGCGAGTACCGACGCGCCCGCGCCGAACAAGACTGCCGTCGGGCCGACCTAGCACTTCAGGCGATGGAACTTCATATCGAGACATTACGAGCAGCCCTGCACTCCCCTATCGTCAGCCTCGCCCCGGCCCCGCTCAGCGGTACCGCTCTGAAGCAACAAGAGGACGCACACCAGCAGACGCTGCTGATGCATCACAAACGACTTACTGAGCTGAAGCAATTAGGTAATCAATATGACGAGCAAGGGAACCAGATTGCTCAGCTTAACCACTTATTACGAGACCGAACACGTGCTCATGAGGCACTCAAAAAGCTAATCGAACAACTGGTCTATGAAAGATCAGACAGCGATAATCAAGAGGATTGAACCAATGTGGCGGCATGAACGCGTACACATAAGTGCTGCCAAAGCCGCCAATCGATGTAGGGCGGTACCCCCCGTGAGTACCATCGCGCATGCTGGCAGCGAAAGCGAGGCAGCAGCATGGAACGCCGACAGTATCGAAGCCTTGTGCGCGACCTTGGCTCCGCTGCTGAGCAGCACTCGTAGCATTGAGATGACGGTTTGCCTTCCCCTGCTGGGCCGCTTGACCCTGAGGGCGTGCGAATACAAGCCTGGTCTATGGCTACTATTGATACGCAGTACACAGGCGTGCTGTTGCCAACACTTGGAGCAGCATCGGGACACCTACGAGGCACTTTTCTCACGCGCGCTGGATGCGCCGGTGTATCTGAGCATCTTGCAGGAACAGCTCGCATGAGTCAGGTGCACCTCCCTCTTCGCCGACTGGCGCGCAGCGAAATGCAAGTCTTCAACACCATAGGACGCGGCCTATCTCTGCCCTTCGAAGTCGACGGTTTAGACGGTCAGTTACTCCTCGACAACGTCAGCAGTGGCACCGAGTCGATAACGGGCAGCCGAATCAGCAGTATCTGCGGCCCCCTAATTCTGCACGACAACGGCCAGGTGCTGAGCTTGCTTGGCCGCTGTCCAATTCGCTTACCCGCCGCTGCTGACGACTGGGTATGGGCGCTGTATAACACAGGCCTCAGCCCTGTACTACAGGAGCTATTCGGGTCGTTAGGCGCCGCCGCCGACGGCCCGTTTCACGGCCCCCCCTGTCGCCTCCAAGTCCAGCTTGGTACACAGCGCCATGAATGCACGATTCAACTACCGGCGGCAACCCTTATTGCAATGACGACTCGTGCATGCTGGAGGCCGATGATCCCAGCTTCCAATCTACTTTTACGCGTCTTCTTGCCTGTAATTATTGGGGAATTACACCTGAGCATGGGACAGCTTCAGCGATTACGTCCGGGTGATGTGCTCATGCCCGAGCATCTACGTTTCACTCCCCAAGGTGTGGGGGTTTGGCTGCCCAGCCGCACCCCTTGGCCGGTTCGTATTACCCACGCGCGACAGCAAGTGTGGCTGCACCTGACAACAGGAGACACGCATATGGATCCGGCATTCGATCCCGAAATGATTCAGGCCAACGAAGCGGCGTATGAGCCCTACGCTGATATGACCCACGAAGCGTACCCGCAAGACGGACACGTTAGTAACGAGGATCACGCCGACATTGAGGACAACAAGCCATGGGAGTCAAGCGCGCTCGGGCACTTTAGTGACCTATTGCTGCCCCTCAGCATTCGCTGCGGCCACCTGCAGTTGTCACTTTACGAACTCCAACGTCTGGCTCCTGGCAGCGTATTACCTATCCTAGGTGCTGCGCCAGGTGAAGCGGCGCTATATCATGGCGAACGACGCCTAGCGTACGGCGAGCTGGTACAAATTGATGATGGCTTGGGGATGCAGATCACCCGGCTGGATACCTTAGCATGACATCGCAAGGCCTTGACCCAATGATGCTTGCGTTGTTGCTAGCGAGCCTATCACTGATTCCATTATTGCTGATGACCAGCACGGCCTTTCTAAAAGTCGTTATCGTACTCATGATCACCCGAAACGCGATCGGCATTCAACAGGTCCCCCCTAATTTGGCCCTGTATGGTATTGCCCTCGCGGCGACCCTCTTTATTATGGCGCCGGTGGGCCAAGAAATGGTGCAGGTCGGGCAGCGTGCGCCTCTGGATTTCACCACGAGCGATACGTTAATGGGTACTGCGAGCGCGGTGGTCGCCCCACTGGTTCGCTTTATGCAACGCAATACCGATCCCGATATCCTCAATCACCTTCACGACAACGCCCTGACCATGTGGCCGGCGCAAATGACCGCCGACTTAAAGCCTGACGCGTTATATCTATTGATGCCCGGTTTTATGTTGTCAGAACTCAAAGCCGGGTTTCACATAGGCTTTATCGTCTACATCCCCTTCATCGTCATTGACTTAATTGTCTCGAACCTTTTACTCGCCCTAGGTATGCAGATGGTGGCTCCTATGACCCTCTCGCTGCCATTGAAGCTGCTGCTGTTCGTGCTTGCCGAGGGCTGGACGCGACTGCTCGACGGCCTGTTCTACTCGTATCTGTAGCCATGGAAAGTCTAGAATTGTTCAAGCAAGCAATGTTCTTGGTGGTTCTGCTCTCGGCTCCGGCACTGATTACTGCAGTGCTCAGCGGGATCCTTATTTCGATGGTGCAAGCCTTAATGCAAGTTCAGGATCAGACGCTCCCATATGCGATCAAACTCACAGCGGTGGGGATGGCACTGCTGATTTCTGGCCGCTGGATGGGAGTAGAGCTGCTAAACCTAACCACGATCGCATTTGACAGCATCGCCATACGGGGTCATTGAGCCGATGTCGAGCTTGGACGCGCTCATGAGCAGCTATTTCGAGGGCCTGTTGGCGCTGGCACTGAGTATGGCGCGGTTATACCCCTGTGCTTATTTAGTGCCTGCTTTCGGCTTTACGCTGATTCGCGGGCTAGCGCGTCACGCCATTGTCGTAGCCTTAGCGGTACTTCCCGCGGTGTCGTTGCAAGGCCAGCTAGCGTTCGCCTTCGCCGAGCCTGGTTACTATTGGATAGCCTTGCTGCTCAAGGAGGTCGCGCTAGGACTGCTGATTGGCGTGATACTGAGCCTGCCATTCTGGCTTTTCGAAAGCGTAGGCGCACTGCTCGACAACCAGCGAGGGGCGCTTACGGGAGGGCAACTCAACCCTGCACTAGGCGCCGATGCAACGCCATTGGGACACCTGTTTAAAGAGATGACTGTGGTTGTAATGATGACGCTGCTTGGTTTCGACGTGCTTCTGCAGGTGCTGTGGAGCAGTTATGAAGTTTGGCCGGCAATGGCCTGGATGCCCTTGCCCGCCGGCGGTTTTGCGGGCCTTATGGCCCTTATTAACGGAACATTTACTTACTTAATATTATACTCGGCGCCGTTTGTTGCAGTATTGCTAATTGCGGATTTTTCCATGGCCATGCTCAGCGTGTACAGCCCGCAGCTGCAAGTGTTTGTTCTCGCCATTCCAGCCAAGTGCCTGATTGGACTGGCTTTTTTGGTTATTTACCTACCTACCCTGTGGGAACACATGAGCCTGCGCCTGCAGACGTTCACGGATCTGATACCGAGCATAAAGGTGCTGCTGGGAACGGTAGGATGAGTGGGGAAAGGAATCAACCCGCCACACCTAAGCGTCTGCGCGATGCGCGCAAAAAAGGCGAGGTGGCCCAGAGCCAAGATCTGATTCGTCTGCTAGCCCTGAGCCTAATGTGCGAGCTGTCATTGTACTCGGCCAACGATAGTCTGAACCGACTGAACGGATTCATCCATTATGGTTTGGGGCGCCTCGCCCCGCTGACACCTAGCAGCCTATTGGAGGTAAGCGCGCAGGCCGGAGGTGTCCTGCTATATTTTTTCGCTGCCACGCTGGCACCCGCAGTGGCGATTCGGCTAATCGGTGGATGGATGCAGTTCGGTTTTTTGTGGGCTCCTGAAGCGCTGCGCCCGGACATTAATCGACTCAATCCGCTGGCCCAACTTAAGCAAATGTTTTCCGCGCAAGCCCTATTCAACTTAATTGCAGGGCTGCTCAAAGCCGCGCTTATCAGCGGCTTGGTATTAAGCTTGAGTCTACCGGCAGTAGGGACGCTGATCATGTTGGTGGAGACCGACTTATACGACTACTTGCACGGAGCGCTACTGCTTTTTCAGCGTATTCTGCGCGCTTGTTTCGGGGCCTTGGCGGTAGTAGCCCTGATTGATATGTTGATGCAACGTTATTTTTATAATAAACGTCAACGCATGACCCATGAAGAGGTGAAAAAGGAATACAAGGAATCCGAAGTCGACGCCAGCCTGAAGTCGCATCGCAGGTCACTCATGGCACAATGGCTGGAGGAGCCTCTCATCGCGCCACCGTCATTAGAACAATCGGACATGCTCATCGTAAACCCCACCCACCTTGCGGTTGCGTTGTATTACCGACCTGGGCAGACGCCGCTGCCACAGATCACGGCGAAGGGTGAAGATCGAGGCTGCTTGGCTTTGATAGCGCGCGCTAATGAGGCGAAAGTTCCAGTCATCCGCTACCGATGGCTAGCGCGCACTCTCTATCCTGGCGCACTCGGCAGTTACATTCCGCGTGAGACACTCCGCATCCTCGCCACTCTCTATCAAACCTTAAAAACCCTCGACCGCAATAGTTTTCACGGGCCGCTGGACATGGATACACTAATCCCCTTATCAAAGAGTTTGAAAACAAGCGCCCCGCCACTATCGACCGCCAATCATGCTCCATTCGATCCATTAGAAAGCGATGTAGCCATGGAGATCGAACTAACTGAAGCAATTGATGTCAAATCTTAAGCTGAACGCTTATGCAATGACGGCAGGGATTGTCCACTTCTCACGGTATATAGTCAGCGGTAACAATAGAACTTATGAAGAGTCTTTTAAAAGCACAGCCAACTCAGCCCGAACAATCTTCAGTCAATCTCCTGGTCGATAAAGTCGGCCCCCTACCGTTGGACATCTTTTTGTGTGGTGAAACCGGTACCGGTAAAGATAATATGGCGCGACGCATTCATGAACGATCGGGGCGCACCGGTAAATTTATTCCAATAAATTGTGCCGCTATTCCCGAAAGTCTGGCCGAGAGCCTGCTGTTCGGAACAGTCAGCGGCGTGTTCACCGGCGCCACCCGTGCACGCGCTGGCTACTTTGAAGCCGCCCATCAAGGCACTCTGTATTTGGATGAAATCGACAGTATGCCAGTGCACACCCAAGCCAAACTACTGCGAGCCATCGAAACTCGCGGCGTTGAGCGACTTGGTTCGACTGAATTTATATCTTTGGACTTGCGTATAATTGCCTCCGCACAAGGATCGTTGAATCACTTGGTCGAAACGCAGCGCTTTCGTAGCGATTTGTTTTACCGGCTCAACGCACTGACCATCCAATTACCGCCATTGAGAACTCAAAAAGCGCGCATTATCCCGTGCTTTCTAAAAATGCTTGAAGCCGAAGCGAGCCTATTGAATTGTCCTTTTCTACCGCCCCCTTCTAATGTATTGAGCGAGCTGGTTAGTCATCCTTGGCCAGGCAATCTGCGCGAGCTTCGCTCGGCGGCACGCCGCT from Pseudomonas yamanorum harbors:
- the sctV gene encoding type III secretion system export apparatus subunit SctV; amino-acid sequence: MPPYIVPLHRFALLAAQRSELVTGSLALAIVFMMIIPLPTWLVDVLIAANISFATLLVVLALLLPSPLSFSSFPAVLLLSTLFRLALSVATTRLILLEQDAGSIVEAFGNFVVGGNLAVGLVMFLILTLVNFLVITKGSERVAEVAARFTLDAMPGKQMSIDSDLRGGLITAETAILRRETLARESQLFGAMDGAIKFVKGDAIAGIVIVLINMIAGFSIGMLQHDMSAGDSARLYSVLTIGDGLIAQIPALMISLTAGMMITRVSPDATNQGTDIGRQIAQQITSEPKAWIGSALGSLGFAALPGMPTSTFIVIAALAASIGGYQLLKEYRQANQIVQTLSMRDNGVEDLRNFNAARAFLIHLPASQRDSESVVELLHAIRLTRNRLVQHYGLTLPSFEIEYNNQLAENTFVFLVHEIAVLTATFGPMVAVPLTALDEPPEGVLLGQEERQEEEWMWLAPDHPILATLEPRTALTLLAERMEQCMLKSGPQFLGLQETKHILNWMESKHPEVAQELQRTLPLSRFAAVLQRLVSERVPIRAIGLIADVLIEHGPHERSVPALTDYARIALKAQIYDEFKELEGLNAWLLSPEAEASLRELRRQTQTETFFALEAEKSQMLAHQLRYAFPQPATLKCVLLVAQDIRSPLRDLICDEFNHIPVLSFAELLGSAKVQVLGRIDVDDPGAHDAA
- a CDS encoding FHA domain-containing protein → MDTTVFELRVLSGLHQQAALPLVGDEWYVGAREEADLALFDPGIEAHHGALHLQAEQWRLEAHAGAFYDAEGEVLIGTILPEQLFRAANIWLCVAPCDAPWASETVPLEMPALKPVPPLAPSSAQPLVHWPWLWVLLPVLMAVMAAGGMLWTPTPLTQVTPLMPQALSPSKPALETAEQVRTALRLLLDERGLHTVTLNDADKVVLLSADPTQEPILRRVLRVFQQRYRSAIAVSLDLRPTVQTLPFRVVQVVAGGIPHLLTDQGTRMFIGDESEGVRLIAIDPTKLRFDGSPPLEVDW
- a CDS encoding FliI/YscN family ATPase, which translates into the protein MHAAWRQRQLAHWIRYAPAQWRGRVHSVQGILLRCRLPRARIGELCQLLKFGQPPVLAEVIGFEQDLALLCALGHLEGIAAGDAVLPLGQPHQLHVGSHLRGKVLNGFGAPLGADSVSDQPDAGILMPVIAEAPMPAERPPLKRWLITGIRAIDGPNSLAEGQRVGLFAGPGCGKTVLLAELARNIQCDTIVFGLIGERGRELREFLDNELDDELRQRSIIVCATSDRSSMERARAAFTATTIAEGLRNQGQHVLLLIDSLTRFVRAQREIGLAVGEPIGRSGLPASVYTLLPRLVERAGQTRSGAITALYTVLVEGDSMRDPIAEEARSLLDGHLVLSRAMAEQGHFPAIDVLASLSRVQAQVVNTAHIEASRRLRRLLSAYQQVEFVLRLGEYQSGGDPLTDLAVDTRPATLTFLRQALRRPSAPDSTVHELHMLTSDVPD
- a CDS encoding FliM/FliN family flagellar motor switch protein, which translates into the protein MSQVHLPLRRLARSEMQVFNTIGRGLSLPFEVDGLDGQLLLDNVSSGTESITGSRISSICGPLILHDNGQVLSLLGRCPIRLPAAADDWVWALYNTGLSPVLQELFGSLGAAADGPFHGPPCRLQVQLGTQRHECTIQLPAATLIAMTTRACWRPMIPASNLLLRVFLPVIIGELHLSMGQLQRLRPGDVLMPEHLRFTPQGVGVWLPSRTPWPVRITHARQQVWLHLTTGDTHMDPAFDPEMIQANEAAYEPYADMTHEAYPQDGHVSNEDHADIEDNKPWESSALGHFSDLLLPLSIRCGHLQLSLYELQRLAPGSVLPILGAAPGEAALYHGERRLAYGELVQIDDGLGMQITRLDTLA
- the sctR gene encoding type III secretion system export apparatus subunit SctR, coding for MTSQGLDPMMLALLLASLSLIPLLLMTSTAFLKVVIVLMITRNAIGIQQVPPNLALYGIALAATLFIMAPVGQEMVQVGQRAPLDFTTSDTLMGTASAVVAPLVRFMQRNTDPDILNHLHDNALTMWPAQMTADLKPDALYLLMPGFMLSELKAGFHIGFIVYIPFIVIDLIVSNLLLALGMQMVAPMTLSLPLKLLLFVLAEGWTRLLDGLFYSYL
- the sctS gene encoding type III secretion system export apparatus subunit SctS; this translates as MESLELFKQAMFLVVLLSAPALITAVLSGILISMVQALMQVQDQTLPYAIKLTAVGMALLISGRWMGVELLNLTTIAFDSIAIRGH
- the sctT gene encoding type III secretion system export apparatus subunit SctT — encoded protein: MSSYFEGLLALALSMARLYPCAYLVPAFGFTLIRGLARHAIVVALAVLPAVSLQGQLAFAFAEPGYYWIALLLKEVALGLLIGVILSLPFWLFESVGALLDNQRGALTGGQLNPALGADATPLGHLFKEMTVVVMMTLLGFDVLLQVLWSSYEVWPAMAWMPLPAGGFAGLMALINGTFTYLILYSAPFVAVLLIADFSMAMLSVYSPQLQVFVLAIPAKCLIGLAFLVIYLPTLWEHMSLRLQTFTDLIPSIKVLLGTVG
- a CDS encoding EscU/YscU/HrcU family type III secretion system export apparatus switch protein — encoded protein: MSGERNQPATPKRLRDARKKGEVAQSQDLIRLLALSLMCELSLYSANDSLNRLNGFIHYGLGRLAPLTPSSLLEVSAQAGGVLLYFFAATLAPAVAIRLIGGWMQFGFLWAPEALRPDINRLNPLAQLKQMFSAQALFNLIAGLLKAALISGLVLSLSLPAVGTLIMLVETDLYDYLHGALLLFQRILRACFGALAVVALIDMLMQRYFYNKRQRMTHEEVKKEYKESEVDASLKSHRRSLMAQWLEEPLIAPPSLEQSDMLIVNPTHLAVALYYRPGQTPLPQITAKGEDRGCLALIARANEAKVPVIRYRWLARTLYPGALGSYIPRETLRILATLYQTLKTLDRNSFHGPLDMDTLIPLSKSLKTSAPPLSTANHAPFDPLESDVAMEIELTEAIDVKS
- a CDS encoding sigma 54-interacting transcriptional regulator, with the translated sequence MKSLLKAQPTQPEQSSVNLLVDKVGPLPLDIFLCGETGTGKDNMARRIHERSGRTGKFIPINCAAIPESLAESLLFGTVSGVFTGATRARAGYFEAAHQGTLYLDEIDSMPVHTQAKLLRAIETRGVERLGSTEFISLDLRIIASAQGSLNHLVETQRFRSDLFYRLNALTIQLPPLRTQKARIIPCFLKMLEAEASLLNCPFLPPPSNVLSELVSHPWPGNLRELRSAARRYALGLPPLQGNDAAIQSPAPANLRDQLQQVEKNLIEESLKRHNQSIADVIDELGIPSRTFYHRLKRLQISPPSKPGGKTLNI